The following are from one region of the Carnobacterium gallinarum DSM 4847 genome:
- a CDS encoding MFS transporter has translation MEQTKKLKTSRFRYTKLERSWIAQDWANSAYSVMITTVVFPLFFKSVAENGGLSDATSTAYWGYANSLATLVVSILAPLLGAIADYKGYRNPLFTIATGLGVVATFSFAFIPDSNWQLLLFIYILSAIGFSASNIFYDASLMDVTTGGRMDRVSSAGFGWGYIGSTIPFLIFIILQLTQVLPISTGTLTKGAFIATALWWFIFTIPYWKDVRQTTYIDKQPRIIANSFGRLWQTVKNIRQHRNVFLFLAAYFFYIDGVGTIITMAMTFGTDIGLTSNNLIVIMLVVQIVAFPFSILYGVLAKRFGNKTMIFFGIVTYVAICIFAIQLDSLIKFIVLATLVGTAQGGIQSLSRSLFAQLIPVESANEFFGFYNIFGKFAAVIGPVLVAITTQITGHARDGVFSLIVLFVVGGILLFFVKVDHKIEN, from the coding sequence ATGGAGCAAACTAAAAAGTTAAAAACATCTAGATTTCGTTATACTAAATTGGAACGTAGTTGGATTGCGCAAGATTGGGCAAATTCTGCGTATTCAGTTATGATTACCACCGTCGTATTTCCTTTGTTTTTTAAGTCAGTTGCTGAAAATGGGGGCTTATCTGATGCAACTTCAACAGCATATTGGGGATATGCAAATTCCTTAGCAACTCTAGTTGTTTCGATTTTAGCGCCATTATTAGGGGCAATTGCAGACTACAAAGGTTACCGCAATCCATTATTTACGATTGCTACAGGTTTAGGTGTTGTAGCAACATTTAGTTTTGCCTTTATTCCAGATTCCAATTGGCAATTGCTTTTATTCATTTATATTTTATCAGCAATCGGGTTTTCAGCTTCAAATATTTTTTATGATGCGTCATTAATGGATGTCACAACAGGTGGACGGATGGATCGAGTTTCTAGTGCTGGATTTGGTTGGGGATATATAGGAAGTACGATTCCTTTTTTAATTTTTATTATCTTGCAATTAACTCAAGTGTTACCAATTTCAACAGGAACTTTGACGAAGGGAGCTTTTATTGCAACGGCTCTTTGGTGGTTTATCTTCACAATTCCATATTGGAAGGATGTTCGTCAAACAACGTATATTGATAAACAACCACGAATTATTGCTAATAGTTTTGGACGTTTATGGCAAACAGTGAAGAATATTCGTCAACATCGCAATGTTTTTCTATTTTTAGCAGCCTATTTCTTTTATATTGATGGAGTTGGAACCATTATTACAATGGCAATGACTTTTGGAACAGATATTGGATTGACATCTAATAATTTAATTGTGATTATGTTAGTTGTTCAAATTGTGGCATTTCCGTTTTCTATTCTGTATGGTGTGTTAGCGAAGCGTTTTGGCAATAAAACGATGATTTTCTTTGGAATCGTAACCTATGTAGCTATCTGTATTTTTGCAATCCAGCTAGATAGCTTGATTAAGTTTATTGTCTTGGCTACATTGGTAGGAACGGCGCAAGGTGGAATTCAGTCACTAAGCCGTTCGTTATTCGCCCAACTAATTCCAGTTGAAAGTGCCAATGAATTCTTTGGTTTTTATAATATCTTTGGCAAATTCGCTGCGGTAATCGGACCAGTATTAGTGGCGATTACAACGCAAATAACAGGACACGCTAGGGATGGAGTCTTCTCGTTAATTGTTTTGTTTGTTGTAGGTGGTATTTTACTATTTTTTGTAAAAGTGGACCATAAAATTGAAAATTAA
- a CDS encoding RNA-splicing ligase RtcB, which translates to MLTLKGKYNEAIVYTDMLDDSTIGQIISLCNQEVAKNSNIRIMPDTHSGKGCVIGTSMTIQDRIVPNLVGVDIGCGLYVVKLKPGRLKLNFDKLDQLIRNRIPNGQGSHDKAAHHFELGNLHAPIHKGWALRSIATLGGGNHFIEVNQGADGIYLVIHSGSRNLGKEVAEYHQEIAYQKLDIQRKELKLAVKSEIKRGNLQEATSLDELREIIKVPYELSYVSGIDFTNYLNDMRIAQDYAALNRKLMAQTILKGMKWDKFVLDSFDCVHNYIDLDSFMLRKGATSAQKGEAIIVPLNMRDGSILATGKGNPNWNYSAPHGAGRILSRSKAKAQISLESYQKTMCHVWTSSVSKKTIDEAPAAYKPAKQLQQDVIDTMDIQEIIKPLYNFKG; encoded by the coding sequence ATGTTAACATTAAAAGGAAAATATAACGAAGCAATCGTTTATACGGATATGCTTGATGATAGCACCATTGGACAAATTATTTCACTTTGCAATCAAGAAGTAGCTAAAAATAGCAACATTCGGATTATGCCTGATACCCACAGCGGAAAAGGCTGTGTAATTGGAACAAGTATGACTATCCAAGATCGAATTGTTCCCAATTTAGTTGGAGTAGATATTGGTTGTGGGCTCTATGTCGTTAAGCTAAAACCCGGTCGTTTAAAATTAAATTTTGATAAGTTAGATCAATTGATTCGGAATCGAATTCCAAATGGGCAAGGCAGTCATGATAAAGCCGCGCATCATTTTGAACTAGGAAATCTACATGCGCCAATCCATAAAGGTTGGGCGTTACGTAGTATTGCGACTCTTGGTGGAGGAAACCACTTTATTGAAGTCAATCAAGGTGCAGATGGCATCTATTTGGTTATTCATAGTGGAAGTCGAAATCTTGGCAAAGAAGTTGCTGAGTACCATCAAGAAATAGCCTATCAAAAATTAGATATCCAACGAAAAGAGTTAAAGCTTGCTGTTAAATCTGAGATAAAGCGCGGAAACCTACAAGAAGCAACTTCTTTAGACGAGTTACGTGAAATTATTAAGGTTCCCTACGAACTTTCCTATGTGAGTGGCATAGATTTTACTAACTACTTAAATGATATGAGAATCGCTCAAGACTATGCTGCCTTAAATCGAAAACTCATGGCTCAGACTATTTTGAAAGGCATGAAATGGGATAAATTTGTCCTAGATTCATTTGATTGTGTGCATAATTATATCGATCTAGATTCTTTTATGCTTCGTAAAGGTGCCACTTCTGCACAAAAAGGCGAAGCGATTATTGTTCCGTTAAATATGCGAGATGGCAGCATATTAGCAACAGGAAAAGGCAATCCTAATTGGAATTACTCAGCTCCTCATGGGGCCGGACGTATCTTAAGTCGTTCCAAAGCAAAAGCCCAGATTAGTTTGGAAAGTTATCAAAAAACGATGTGCCATGTTTGGACTTCCTCTGTCTCTAAAAAGACTATTGATGAAGCACCAGCTGCCTATAAACCCGCTAAACAATTGCAACAAGACGTTATTGATACAATGGATATTCAAGAGATTATTAAACCGTTATATAATTTTAAAGGCTAA
- a CDS encoding alkaline phosphatase family protein, whose product MKKQRLYIISLDAFGSQDLAYAKELPNFKRLLARSAQVREVETVYPSLTYMAHTSIVTGVYPNKHGIINNTLLQPKRESPDWHWYAKDINVPTLFDIAAENGYQIASLLWPVTGGSKAIKWNFTEIFPNRPWKTQLGVSLWSSSPKYIFDLNNKYGKLRKGIQQPELDHFITASMVDTIETKNPDLFAVHLVDLDSMRHEFGVNTPETQAAIQRMDDHLGQMIAAMERMEIFEETVIAILGDHYQLDVHTVIRLNQVFKEQGWLTVNSKNQITNWQVIAKGADGACYIYTQSDVDLVQIKSVLSAYSAEIDFIYTSKEAKEMGADEKCSFLIEAKAGYYFESGLDGPLFEKVSDNPKLHKGTHGFSPKKANYATTLFISGPGINSEARLEHARLVDEGPTFLHALGLSYPQSTDGHVLTELFQAETSLDN is encoded by the coding sequence ATGAAAAAACAAAGATTGTACATTATTTCGCTAGATGCTTTTGGTAGTCAAGACTTAGCCTATGCAAAAGAATTGCCTAATTTCAAACGTCTTTTAGCGAGAAGTGCGCAAGTAAGGGAAGTAGAAACTGTATATCCTTCTCTTACGTACATGGCTCATACTTCCATTGTTACTGGGGTATATCCAAATAAACATGGAATTATCAATAATACCTTGTTACAACCTAAGCGAGAATCACCAGATTGGCATTGGTATGCTAAGGATATCAACGTTCCTACCTTATTCGATATTGCTGCTGAAAATGGGTATCAAATTGCGAGCTTATTATGGCCGGTTACTGGTGGAAGTAAAGCCATTAAATGGAATTTTACTGAAATATTTCCAAATCGTCCATGGAAAACTCAACTTGGTGTTTCTTTATGGTCATCAAGTCCTAAATACATTTTTGACTTAAACAATAAATACGGAAAATTACGAAAAGGAATTCAGCAGCCTGAATTGGATCATTTTATTACCGCTTCAATGGTTGATACAATTGAAACGAAGAACCCTGATTTATTTGCGGTTCATTTGGTTGATTTGGATAGTATGAGGCATGAATTTGGTGTCAACACTCCAGAAACACAGGCTGCGATTCAACGGATGGATGATCATTTAGGTCAGATGATTGCTGCAATGGAAAGAATGGAGATTTTTGAAGAAACTGTCATTGCTATTTTAGGTGATCATTATCAGCTAGATGTTCATACTGTTATTCGTTTGAATCAAGTTTTTAAAGAGCAAGGCTGGTTAACTGTAAACAGTAAGAATCAAATTACTAATTGGCAGGTCATTGCAAAAGGTGCAGATGGAGCCTGTTATATTTATACACAATCAGATGTTGATTTAGTGCAAATAAAATCTGTTTTAAGTGCCTATTCAGCAGAAATTGACTTTATTTATACAAGTAAAGAAGCAAAAGAAATGGGGGCAGATGAGAAATGCAGCTTCCTGATTGAAGCAAAAGCTGGCTATTATTTTGAAAGTGGGCTAGATGGTCCCTTATTTGAGAAAGTTAGTGATAATCCTAAGTTACACAAAGGAACGCATGGCTTTAGTCCTAAAAAAGCCAACTATGCAACGACGCTCTTTATTAGTGGACCCGGAATTAATTCAGAGGCCCGATTAGAGCATGCTCGTTTAGTCGATGAAGGACCAACATTCTTACATGCACTTGGTTTAAGTTACCCGCAGTCAACAGATGGTCATGTTTTAACAGAATTATTTCAAGCTGAAACAAGCTTAGACAATTAG